A portion of the Bubalus kerabau isolate K-KA32 ecotype Philippines breed swamp buffalo chromosome 1, PCC_UOA_SB_1v2, whole genome shotgun sequence genome contains these proteins:
- the GPR162 gene encoding probable G-protein coupled receptor 162 produces MARGGVGAEEASLRSNALSWLACGLLALLANAWIILSISAKQQKHKPLELLLCFLAGTHILMAAVPLTTFAVVQLRRQASSDYDWNESICKVFVSTYYTLALATCFTVASLSYHRMWMVRWPVNYRLSNAKKQALHAVMGIWMVSFILSTLPSIGWHNNGERYYARGCQFIVSKIGLGFGVCFSLLLLGGIVMGLVCVAITFYQTLWARPRRARQARRAGGGGGARGGGPGGLGTRPAFEVPAIVVEDARGKRRSSLDGSESAKTSLQVTNLVSAIVFLYDSLTGVPILVVSFFSLKSDSAPPWMVLAVLWCSMAQTLLLPSFIWSCERYRADVRTVWEQCVAIMSEEDGEDDGGCDDYVDGRVCKVRFDANGATGPGGRDPTQVKLLPGRHMLFPPLERVHYLQVPLSRRLSHDETNIFSTPRAPGSFLHKWSSSDDIRVLPAQSRALGGPPEHLGPRQRLEDEEDEEEAGGGGLATLRQFLEGGVLGSGGGPPRGPGFFREEITTFIDETPLPSPAASPGPSPRRPRPLGVSPRRLSLGSPDSRAIGLPLGLSAGRRCSLTGGEGSTKAWGGSWGPGNPIFPQLTL; encoded by the exons ATGgctcggggcggggtgggggcagaggaggcCTCCCTCCGCTCGAACGCGCTGTCCTGGCTGGCCTGCGGGCTGCTGGCGCTGCTGGCCAACGCCTGGATCATCCTTAGCATCTCGGCCAAGCAGCAGAAGCACAAGCCACTGGAACTGCTGCTTTGCTTCCTGGCGGGCACGCACATCCTCATGGCGGCCGTGCCCCTCACCACCTTCGCTGTGGTGCAGCTGCGGCGCCAGGCCTCCTCCGACTATGACTGGAACGAGAGCATCTGCAAGGTCTTCGTGTCCACCTACTACACGCTGGCCCTGGCCACCTGCTTTACCGTGGCCTCCCTCTCCTACCACCGCATGTGGATGGTGCGTTGGCCCGTCAACTACCGCCTCAGCAACGCCAAGAAGCAGGCACTGCACGCCGTCATGGGCATCTGGATGGTCAGCTTCATCCTCTCCACCCTGCCCTCCATCGGCTGGCACAACAATGGCGAGCGCTACTACGCCCGCGGCTGCCAGTTCATTGTCTCCAAGATCGGCCTGGGCTTTGGCGTCTGCTTCAGCCTCCTGCTGCTTGGGGGCATCGTCATGGGGCTGGTCTGTGTGGCCATCACCTTCTACCAGACGCTGTGGGCCCGGCCCCGGAGGGCTCGGCAGGCCCGGagagcggggggtgggggtggagccaGGGGGGGTGGGCCAGGGGGCTTGGGTACCCGTCCAGCCTTCGAGGTGCCAGCCATCGTGGTGGAGGATGCCCGGGGGAAGCGGCGGTCCTCGCTGGACGGCTCTGAGTCGGCCAAGACATCTCTGCAGGTCACCAACTTGGTCAGCGCCATCGTCTTTCTCTATGACTCCCTCACAGGGGTACCCATCTTG gTGGTGAGTTTCTTCTCCCTGAAGTCGGACTCGGCTCCCCCCTGGATGGTGCTCGCTGTGCTGTGGTGCTCCATGGCACAGACGCTGCTGCTGCCGTCCTTCATCTGGTCCTGCGAGCGCTACCGCGCCGACGTGCGCACGGTGTGGGAGCAGTGCGTGGCTATCATGTCCGAGGAAGACGGCGAAGACG ATGGGGGCTGTGATGACTATGTAGATGGCCGAGTGTGCAAAGTTCGCTTTGATGCCAACGGGGCCACAGGGCCAGGGGGCAGGGACCCCACCCAAGTAAAGTTGCTACCTGGACGGCACATGCTCTTTCCCCCTCTCGAGAGGGTCCACTACTTACAG gtccctctgtcccGCCGTCTCTCCCACGATGAGACCAACATCTTCTCTACTCCTCGGGCACCAGGCTCCTTCCTGCACAAGTGGTCCTCCTCTGATGACATCCGGGTCCTTCCAGCCCAGAGCCGGGCCCTCGGGGGCCCCCCTGAACACCTGGGACCAAGGCAGAGGTTGGAGGAcgaggaggatgaggaggaggctggaggcgGGGGGCTGGCCACCCTCCGCCAGTTCCTGGAGGGTGGGGTTCTGGGCTCAGGTGGGGGACCCCCACGGGGTCCAGGCTTCTTCCGAGAGGAGATCACCACCTTCATCGACGAGACACCTCTGCCTTCTCCAGCCGCCTCGCCGGGGCCCTCTCCTCGCCGGCCCAGGCCTCTGGGGGTCTCACCCCGCCGACTCTCCCTGGGGTCCCCTGATAGCCGAGCCATTGGACTTCCTTTGGGGCTCAGTGCTGGGCGACGCTGCTCCCTGACAGGAGGCGAAGGGAGCACAAAAGCTTGGGGAGGATCCTGGGGCCCAGGGAACCCCATCTTCCCCCAGCTGACCCTGTGA
- the P3H3 gene encoding prolyl 3-hydroxylase 3 isoform X1, with amino-acid sequence MLRPLRWLLLLLLLPPPGSPEPPGLAPPSPGAPLQAPDLLYADGLRAYAAGAWAPAVALLREALRSRAALGRARRDCGAHCAAEPGVSLPAAPGPDSGPGAWEPLLLRAALRRAECLTQCGARRLGPGGAARLRVGSAVRDAFRRREPYNYLQRAYYQLKKLDLAAAAAHTFFVANPAHLQMREDMAKYRRMSGVRPQSFRDLETPPYWAAFDTGLEHLGRQEAGLALPWLEEALQESLAQVESCRAGCEGPEEQEREAEEEEGTGSQGGLYEAIAGHWTRVLQCRQRCVGDVATRPGRSLPVPDFLPTQLRRLHEAHAQVGNLSQAMENVLSFLLFYPEDEAAKTALDRYQAKLGEPRPGLGPREDIQRFVLRSLGEKRQLYYAVEHLGASFKDPDSWTPAAFIPETLREKLREDQEKRPWDDEPPQPKPLTHWKDVLLMEGVTLTQDARQLNGSERAVLDGLLTPAECGVLLQLAKDAAEAGARSGYRGRRSPHTPHERFEGLTVLKAAQLARAGAVGSQGAQLLLEVSERVRSLTQAYFSPDRPLHLSFTHLVCRSAIEGEQAQRMDLSHPVHADNCVLDPDTGECWREPPAYTYRDYSGLLYLNDDFQGGDLFFTEPNALTVTAQVRPRCGRLVAFSSGVENPHGVWAVTRGRRCALALWHTWAPEHREQEWMEAKELLRGPEKDEGEDVASRDPGPEPPSRRLPRLQDKAGKPPRIREEL; translated from the exons ATGCTTCGGCCCCTCCGGTGGCTGCTGCTCCTGTTGCTCCTGCCTCCCCCGGGGTCCCCCGAGCCCCCCGGCCTGGCCCCGCCGTCCCCAGGGGCGCCTCTCCAGGCCCCCGACTTGCTCTACGCGGACGGTCTGCGCGCCTACGCGGCGGGGGCCTGGGCGCCGGCGGTGGCGCTGCTGCGGGAAGCGCTGCGGAGCCGGGCGGCGCTGGGCCGCGCGCGGCGGGATTGCGGGGCGCACTGCGCGGCCGAGCCGGGGGTCTCGCTCCCCGCCGCCCCGGGGCCCGACTCCGGGCCGGGGGCCTGGGAGCCGCTGCTCCTCCGCGCGGCGCTGCGGCGCGCCGAGTGCCTGACCCAGTGCGGGGCGCGGAGGCTGGGCCCCGGGGGCGCGGCGCGGCTCCGCGTGGGGAGCGCGGTCCGGGACGCCTTCCGCCGGCGGGAGCCCTACAACTACCTGCAGAGGGCTTACTACCAG CTGAAGAAGCTGGACTTGGCAGCAGCCGCTGCGCACACCTTCTTTGTGGCAAACCCAGCACACCTGCAGATGCGGGAGGACATGGCTAAGTACAGACGGATGTCAGGGGTTCGGCCCCAGAGCTTCCGGGACCTCGAGACGCCCCCATATTGG GCAGCCTTTGACACCGGCCTGGAACATCTTGGGCGCCAGGAGGCAGGCCTAGCACTGCCCTGGCTGGAGGAGGCCCTGCAGGAGAGCCTGGCCCAGGTGGAGAGCTGCCGGGCTGGCTGTGAGGGGCCCGAGgaacaggagagggaggcagaggaggaggaggggaccgGGAGCCAGGGGGGCCTGTATGAGGCCATCGCAG GGCACTGGACCCGTGTCCTGCAATGCCGGCAGCGCTGTGTGGGGGATGTGGCCACGCGTCCTGGTCGCAGCCTCCCTGTTCCGGACTTCCTTCCCACCCAGCTGAGGCGGCTGCACGAGGCCCACGCTCAGG TGGGGAATCTGTCCCAGGCTATGGAGAATGTCCTGAGCTTCCTGCTCTTCTACCCAGAGGATGAGGCTGCCAAGACAGCTCTGGACCGGTACCAGGCCAAGCTGGGGGAGCCAAGACCTGGCCTCGGGCCCAGAGAG GACATCCAGCGCTTCGTCCTTCGATCTCTGGGGGAGAAGAGACAGCTGTACTATGCCGTGGAGCACCTGGGGGCCAGCTTCAAGGATCCC GACTCCTGGACCCCAGCTGCCTTCATCCCTGAGACCCTCAGAGAAAAGCTCAG AGAGGATCAGGAGAAGAGGCCGTGGGACGATGAGCCTCCACAACCGAAGCCCCTGACTCACTGGAAGG ATGTCCTCCTCATGGAGGGAGTAACCCTGACCCAGGACGCAAGGCAGCTGAACGGGTCGGAGCGAGCCGTGCTGGACGGGCTGCTCACCCCGGCCGAGTGTGGGGTGCTGCTGCAGCTGGCCAAG GATGCAGCTGAGGCTGGAGCCAGGTCTGGCTATCGGGGTCGCCGCTCCCCACACACCCCCCATGAACGCTTTGAGGGGCTCACGGTGCTCAAGGCCGCACAG CTGGCCCGGGCTGGGGCGGTGGGCAGTCAGGGTGCCCAGCTGCTCCTGGAGGTGAGCGAGCGGGTGCGGAGCCTAACCCAGGCCTACTTCTCTCCCGACCGGCCCCTGCATCTCTCCTTCACCCACCTGGTGTGCCGGAGCGCCATAGAAG GGGAGCAGGCGCAGCGCATGGACCTGAGCCACCCGGTGCACGCCGACAACTGTGTCCTGGATCCTGACACCGGGGAGTGCTGGCGGGAGCCCCCAGCCTACACCTACAGAGACTACAG TGGACTCCTCTACCTCAACGATGACTTCCAGGGCGGGGACCTGTTCTTCACAGAGCCCAACGCCCTCACAGTCACG GCACAGGTTCGTCCTCGCTGCGGCCGCCTCGTGGCCTTCAGCTCAGgcgtggagaatccccacggcGTGTGGGCCGTGACACGGGGGCGGCGCTGTGCCCTGGCTCTGTGGCACACCTGGGCCCCTGAGCACAGGGAGCAG GAgtggatggaagccaaagagctGCTGCGGGGGCCAGAGAAGGATGAAGGAGAAGATGTGGCCAGCAGGGACCCCGGCCCGGAACCCCCCAGCCGCAGGCTTCCACGGCTCCAGGACAAGGCTGGGAAGCCGCCTCGCATTCGAGAGGAGTTGTGA
- the P3H3 gene encoding prolyl 3-hydroxylase 3 isoform X2: MLRPLRWLLLLLLLPPPGSPEPPGLAPPSPGAPLQAPDLLYADGLRAYAAGAWAPAVALLREALRSRAALGRARRDCGAHCAAEPGVSLPAAPGPDSGPGAWEPLLLRAALRRAECLTQCGARRLGPGGAARLRVGSAVRDAFRRREPYNYLQRAYYQLKKLDLAAAAAHTFFVANPAHLQMREDMAKYRRMSGVRPQSFRDLETPPYWAAFDTGLEHLGRQEAGLALPWLEEALQESLAQVESCRAGCEGPEEQEREAEEEEGTGSQGGLYEAIAGHWTRVLQCRQRCVGDVATRPGRSLPVPDFLPTQLRRLHEAHAQVGNLSQAMENVLSFLLFYPEDEAAKTALDRYQAKLGEPRPGLGPREDIQRFVLRSLGEKRQLYYAVEHLGASFKDPDSWTPAAFIPETLREKLREDQEKRPWDDEPPQPKPLTHWKDVLLMEGVTLTQDARQLNGSERAVLDGLLTPAECGVLLQLAKDAAEAGARSGYRGRRSPHTPHERFEGLTVLKAAQLARAGAVGSQGAQLLLEVSERVRSLTQAYFSPDRPLHLSFTHLVCRSAIEGEQAQRMDLSHPVHADNCVLDPDTGECWREPPAYTYRDYSGLLYLNDDFQGGDLFFTEPNALTVTHLPTLVCSGALLAPPGRPPRGPSRPCLQ, from the exons ATGCTTCGGCCCCTCCGGTGGCTGCTGCTCCTGTTGCTCCTGCCTCCCCCGGGGTCCCCCGAGCCCCCCGGCCTGGCCCCGCCGTCCCCAGGGGCGCCTCTCCAGGCCCCCGACTTGCTCTACGCGGACGGTCTGCGCGCCTACGCGGCGGGGGCCTGGGCGCCGGCGGTGGCGCTGCTGCGGGAAGCGCTGCGGAGCCGGGCGGCGCTGGGCCGCGCGCGGCGGGATTGCGGGGCGCACTGCGCGGCCGAGCCGGGGGTCTCGCTCCCCGCCGCCCCGGGGCCCGACTCCGGGCCGGGGGCCTGGGAGCCGCTGCTCCTCCGCGCGGCGCTGCGGCGCGCCGAGTGCCTGACCCAGTGCGGGGCGCGGAGGCTGGGCCCCGGGGGCGCGGCGCGGCTCCGCGTGGGGAGCGCGGTCCGGGACGCCTTCCGCCGGCGGGAGCCCTACAACTACCTGCAGAGGGCTTACTACCAG CTGAAGAAGCTGGACTTGGCAGCAGCCGCTGCGCACACCTTCTTTGTGGCAAACCCAGCACACCTGCAGATGCGGGAGGACATGGCTAAGTACAGACGGATGTCAGGGGTTCGGCCCCAGAGCTTCCGGGACCTCGAGACGCCCCCATATTGG GCAGCCTTTGACACCGGCCTGGAACATCTTGGGCGCCAGGAGGCAGGCCTAGCACTGCCCTGGCTGGAGGAGGCCCTGCAGGAGAGCCTGGCCCAGGTGGAGAGCTGCCGGGCTGGCTGTGAGGGGCCCGAGgaacaggagagggaggcagaggaggaggaggggaccgGGAGCCAGGGGGGCCTGTATGAGGCCATCGCAG GGCACTGGACCCGTGTCCTGCAATGCCGGCAGCGCTGTGTGGGGGATGTGGCCACGCGTCCTGGTCGCAGCCTCCCTGTTCCGGACTTCCTTCCCACCCAGCTGAGGCGGCTGCACGAGGCCCACGCTCAGG TGGGGAATCTGTCCCAGGCTATGGAGAATGTCCTGAGCTTCCTGCTCTTCTACCCAGAGGATGAGGCTGCCAAGACAGCTCTGGACCGGTACCAGGCCAAGCTGGGGGAGCCAAGACCTGGCCTCGGGCCCAGAGAG GACATCCAGCGCTTCGTCCTTCGATCTCTGGGGGAGAAGAGACAGCTGTACTATGCCGTGGAGCACCTGGGGGCCAGCTTCAAGGATCCC GACTCCTGGACCCCAGCTGCCTTCATCCCTGAGACCCTCAGAGAAAAGCTCAG AGAGGATCAGGAGAAGAGGCCGTGGGACGATGAGCCTCCACAACCGAAGCCCCTGACTCACTGGAAGG ATGTCCTCCTCATGGAGGGAGTAACCCTGACCCAGGACGCAAGGCAGCTGAACGGGTCGGAGCGAGCCGTGCTGGACGGGCTGCTCACCCCGGCCGAGTGTGGGGTGCTGCTGCAGCTGGCCAAG GATGCAGCTGAGGCTGGAGCCAGGTCTGGCTATCGGGGTCGCCGCTCCCCACACACCCCCCATGAACGCTTTGAGGGGCTCACGGTGCTCAAGGCCGCACAG CTGGCCCGGGCTGGGGCGGTGGGCAGTCAGGGTGCCCAGCTGCTCCTGGAGGTGAGCGAGCGGGTGCGGAGCCTAACCCAGGCCTACTTCTCTCCCGACCGGCCCCTGCATCTCTCCTTCACCCACCTGGTGTGCCGGAGCGCCATAGAAG GGGAGCAGGCGCAGCGCATGGACCTGAGCCACCCGGTGCACGCCGACAACTGTGTCCTGGATCCTGACACCGGGGAGTGCTGGCGGGAGCCCCCAGCCTACACCTACAGAGACTACAG TGGACTCCTCTACCTCAACGATGACTTCCAGGGCGGGGACCTGTTCTTCACAGAGCCCAACGCCCTCACAGTCACG CATCTCCCCACTCTTGTCTGTTCAGGGGCTCTCCTAGCCCCTCCCGGGAGACCTCCAAGGGGCCCCTCCAGGCCCTGCCTTCAGTGA
- the GNB3 gene encoding guanine nucleotide-binding protein G(I)/G(S)/G(T) subunit beta-3, whose product MGEMEQLRQEAEQLKKQIADARKACADTTLAELVSGLEVVGRVQMRTRRTLRGHLAKIYAMHWATDSKLLVSASQDGKLIVWDTYTTNKVHAIPLRSSWVMTCAYAPSGNFVACGGLDNMCSIYSLKSREGNVKVSRELSAHTGYLSCCRFLDDNNIVTSSGDTTCALWDIETGQQKTVFVGHTGDCMSLAVSPDFRLFISGACDASAKLWDVREGTCRQTFTGHESDINAICFFPNGEAICTGSDDASCRLFDLRADQELTTYAHESIICGITSVAFSLSGRLLFAGYDDFNCNVWDSMKCERVGILSGHDNRVSCLGVTADGMAVATGSWDSFLKIWN is encoded by the exons ATGGGGGAGATGGAACAGTTGCGGCAGGAAGCGGAGCAGCTCAAGAAGCAGATCGCA GATGCCAGGAAAGCCTGTGCCGACACTACCCTGGCAGAG CTGGTGTCTGGCCTCGAAGTCGTGGGACGCGTGCAGATGCGGACACGGCGGACCTTAAGGGGACACCTGGCCAAGATCTACGCCATGCACTGGGCCACCGACTCTAA GCTGTTAGTAAGCGCTTCGCAAGATGGGAAGCTGATTGTGTGGGACACATACACCACCAACAAG gtCCACGCCATCCCGCTGCGCTCCTCCTGGGTCATGACCTGTGCCTACGCCCCGTCAGGGAACTTCGTGGCCTGTGGGGGGCTGGACAACATGTGTTCCATCTACAGCCTCAAATCCCGGGAGGGCAACGTCAAGGTCAGCCGGGAGCTGTCGGCTCACACAG GTTATCTCTCCTGCTGCCGTTTCCTGGACGACAACAACATCGTGACCAGCTCCGGGGACACCACGTG TGCCCTGTGGGACATCGAGACTGGGCAGCAGAAGACTGTGTTTGTGGGGCACACGGGGGACTGCATGAGCCTGGCCGTgtcccctgacttcagactcttcATCTCGGGGGCCTGCGATGCCAGCGCCAAGCTCTGGGACGTGCGGGAGGGGACCTGCCGGCAGACTTTCACCGGCCACGAATCGGACATCAATGCTATCTGC TTCTTCCCCAACGGAGAGGCCATCTGCACGGGCTCAGATGATGCCTCCTGCCGCCTGTTTGACTTGCGGGCCGACCAGGAGCTGACCACCTATGCCCACGAGAGCATCATCTGCGGCATCACGTCTGTGGCCTTCTCGCTCAGCGGCCGCCTGCTCTTCGCAGGCTACGACGACTTCAACTGCAACGTGTGGGACTCCATGAAGTGCGAGCGCGTGG GCATCCTTTCTGGCCACGACAACAGGGTCAGCTGCCTGGGGGTCACAGCTGATGGGATGGCTGTGGCCACCGGTTCCTGGGACAGCTTCCTCAAAATCTGGAACTGA
- the CDCA3 gene encoding cell division cycle-associated protein 3: MGSAKSVPVTPARPPPHNKLLARVADPRSPSAGILRTPIQVESSPQPSLPAGEQVEGPKLVQDSDPRSPTLGIARTPMKTSGDPPSPLVKQLNDVFETEDPKLSLPPEAILPLETTSSPRLDLPLGTQVSVEDQVPPGSQTELPAEQVFAKEKTGHASETPVTSQVSDKPLRDPETPLSSGSKRSRRKANSKVPGRSPLTVLQDDNSPRALSPRQGKQPSLSENFRELKEGAVLGTGQLLKTGGRAWEQGQGHDKENRHFPLVEN; the protein is encoded by the exons ATGGGCTCAGCTAAGAGCGTCCCAGTCACTCCAGCGCGGCCTCCGCCGCACAACAAGCTTCTGGCTCGAGTGGCGGACCCCCGTTCACCCAGCGCCGGCATCCTGCGCACTCCCATCCAG GTAGAGAGCTCCCCACAGCCAAGCCTGCCAGCAGGGGAGCAGGTGGAGGGACCTAAGCTGGTCCAGGACTCAGATCCCCGCTCCCCTACCCTTGGCATTGCACGGACACCTATGAAGACGAGCGGAG atCCCCCAAGTCCACTGGTGAAACAACTGAATGATGTATTTGAGACCGAAGACCCCAAATTAAGCCTTCCCCCCGAAGCTATTCTGCCCCTAGAGACAACTTCATCTCCTCGACTGGACTTGCCTCTGGGCACCCAGGTTTCCGTTGAAGACCAGGTGCCTCCTGGGAGCCAGACTGAGCTCCCTGCCGAGCAGGTGTTTGCCAAGGAGAAAACAGGACATGCCTCAGAAACGCCTGTGACCAGCCAGGTCTCAGACAAGCCCTTGCGAGACCCCGAGACTCCTCTATCTTCAG gtTCTAAGCGCAGCAGGCGGAAAGCAAACAGCAAAGTGCCAGGGAGGTCTCCTCTCACCGTCCTGCAGGATGACAACTCCCCCAGGGCTCTGAGCCCACGACAG GGTAAGCAGCCTTCCCTGAGTGAAAACTTTAGGGAACTAAAGGAAGGGGCCGTTCTGGGAACTGGACAACTTCTGAAAACTGGAGGACGAGCATGGGAGCAAGGCCAGGGTCATGACAAGGAAAACCGGCACTTCCCTTTGGTGGAGAACTAG